The genomic window ACTGTGAAGCATGGAACAATTCAGGCGGGCCATATTTTTTTCCAGTTCATTTCTTGGGAAATGGGATGTATATAACAATGCTGCATTTGACCAGCTATTGCTGTTACCTGAGACTTTAATCAAACCTTCTCTTTTTGCAGTTCACTTCTGGGCTCCAACATTTAAATGGGGTATCAGCATCGCCAACATTGCTGACTTTGCTAAACCACCTGAAAAGATATCCTATCCTCAGCAAGTTGGTATGTTTAAGTTGCCCAATTAATTCATCCTATTTCTAAATATCAGATAACAAAGCCACCACTTTGATTTGCTTCCTCGTGCAGTGTTACTTTGCTTATTCTATTGTATTGCATGCAGCTGTGGCTTGCACTGGAATCATTTGGTCACGCTACAGCATGGTTATCACACCAGTAAGTCCCCCTGTCTAATTGCACAATCCTTTGTCACTATTTTGCACTGAAACTTGTGATGCAGTGTCTTCTTTCGaaatttaactttttttccTACTCTTCAGCCCTCTCGCTTCCCCTGATTACGCAGTCTTCATGTCAGAAAAGAACAATCAGTTCACATTTATGAGCAGAAAGTTGAATAACTTCATTGAAGTAATTCTTTGACTACCTCATTTAATAACTAtctttgattttagatgagcAGGTATACTGGTGTAAAGTTAATTGGATCTTGATTATGAGAAAATGCATCTTTATCACGCCATGTTGATTCCAGTATTCTTGCTCATCTCATTGCTTTGTAATGTTATGATATTGCAGAAAGACTGGAATATATTCAGTGTTAATGTTGCAATGGCCGGTACAGGCTTGTATCAGCTTTCACGTAAAATAAGGTTTGCTACGAAGCCAAGCCGTGCTTCCCATTAACTGGCCGACTCATAAGAGTAAGATAAGCATGGTTCATGTTGATTACCTTTTCAGGCAAGACTACTTTTCTGATGAAAATGATGCTGCTGCATCACTTGAAGGATGATGACAACATACAAGAATAGTCGATTGAGAAGAGAACCATACAGCTTTGGAGTCAGTCTCAATCCATTCTGGGTTGTAGACACATGTCATTTTATCCAAGATAGGGAGCCGATGTTTATTTCCCTGTTTCTTCTGCACTCATGATCAGACCTATGCGAAAATTCCCAAAACCGGAAGAATGTATGGTAATAACCTTTTAGCATGCAATTATGAAATATCATGCAAATACATGAAAGAACCTTTTAGCATGCAGTTCCCAAAATCTATGTTTGGAAACTCTCTGGTTTCTGCTAAGCCAACTCTTGTAACCAGCGTTAAGGATCTCTGTTTCAATGTGAAGCTATTTCCTTTGTTATGGTCATGCGCATGCCACATTTTACCTCCTGAAAGTAAGCTCCCTGTCAATGCAGATGAGAAACTTTTTCTTGCTTCTGGATAGTGTAGCATCTTAGCTTTTGACCTACACAATTCACCAtttttactctcttttttttttttcctagacGAGCTGGTGGTGCACTTGTGCCACTTAATCGGCATGGTCAATCGGTCATGTTAGTTGTTGTAGTTGTTGCAGACTCAGCAGCTATGGGCTAGGAAAAGGGTACCCTTTCATTAGCAGAGGAAAACGTGACCTGACAGAATGAGGCTAATTGATGGTTGAGACGTCGAACAGGGCAAGAACCTTGTGCTATTGTGTTGTCATATTTCAAGGAAACTGAATGCCGTCTTCCTCGTTCTCTCTTCCGGTTTGTTTCATTGCTTCCAGACTCCGGTAGCCATTGCAGGCAATGGAATTTTATTATGAACTATCGATGAAAAccagaaaattccaaaaatatcaTGGACTTATGAGCAGTGGAGTAACTATCGATTggatgtttgtttgtttgttcgtTTCAGCCAAAAACTATCCATTGGTTAGCATATGACACGTGGGCCCAATGGTGTGTCTAGATGGCCTGTGATGTTTTTGCAGTGCAGGGGGTATAAAATGTGCTTGGCTGCCTGGTAGGAGTAGGAGGCACATGGAACCGATGCCGGTGAAGGTGTCACAAGAGAGAGCCCAGTTTCCCTTCCCGCTGCACAACTCCACCGGGTAAGGCGAGGCAACCAGAACCAGAAGCTAAGCCTGAGCAACAGGAAGGCACGAAACAAGTGAATTCACCAGTGTGTTACTCCATTTCCTTCCAGATAGATCACTTCAAACCATGAGCTGGATTGCGATTCCTCTTTTCCTAACACCCGGAAGGGAAGGCACAAAAGGAGGTGAATTTACCAAAATCCTTAAGCTTGATTTTCCGAACACTTAGAGCTGGTACATTTGCATTAGCAGTAGCTTCCTAACAACATTTGCAGTAGTAGTAGCTTTCGCTTTGTCGCTCGCCCGGGCCGGGCATATATATGCGCCCGCGTGAACTTTCTGGACTAAAGTGGAGTGCAATGTGGATACTGTAGCATAGGTGCTTGATTCTACTGTACTGCGGATTTTGTACTATAGCATCTGATACTGTAGCGATGCTGTATCGATTGATCCAATCCATCTATCTCCGAATCAACAGACTTGTATTACTGTACAAACAGTAAATTCTCTGCATTATTCTACTGTACTGCAGATTTTGTACTATAGCATCTGATACTGTAGCGATGTTGTATCGATTGATCCAATCCATCTATCTCCGAATCAACAGACTTGTATTACTGTACAAACAGTAAATTCTCTGCATTAATCCTCCTTAACACAGAGGATCCGTGTCTGAGCCACGGTTCAAAAATTCAACGGTTGTCAAGAAAAATCGTGATAACTAGACATCTcggtccggctcggtttcagaaaccgaacagtaaccgaattttaattaaaaaaattcaaaaaaaaatcttaaaaaactagacacaattctaagaccttttgtggaaaaaaaattcaaaaataatgtcgtttgcatcatattctatagggagtaagtttgaaaaaatgaaaaaagttaaaacgtacggctcagttattaactcatgttaaagaaaagtttaacatgcaaacacatatttttttaaatgtatcttaagaggatctttaaaattgatttcactttatttagagttttattaatttctctataatttttacaaagttcacaagtataaagtgaatatgttaagaaacagtaatgtaattaactttttcatgtctactattatttttcatacgtaaatcatagtataaataaactaataaaagtggtttcactaatttttgaggtgtgatgggtcagttatgaattaatctagtcgcaacacatttacacaatcctgcatgttacaataactaattcatgagtttatatatttttaaaagatataggatcatgtaagaagactaacaaaaatagtttcatgatttttggattagcaaagagtaaactaaaCTGTACATTTAACttagtttaacaaatacattttctcacagaaaattttgaacttttttatgagtataaatacttttatcttgtagatcatattataagaaaacaaaaaaatttgtttcacttgatttgaagctcagatgaattagttattgattttataagattgagataacttttgtttttttttattggacttcactgaaaatcgaaaaaatcgctcgataaaccgacaaaaccgagcggttatcGATAATgtgaaaattcgagaaaaccactcgataaatcgtaaaaaccgctcagtaaccggtccaattcgaccggttaccaaacgactaaaatcacaatttttctcttaaattttaaatttattcaaataaaGGTAACATAAACCATGGTCCGAGCCTGCCTGCTCCCTCCAAAAGGGATCGCGAGGAGAGAGACATTACCCTGCCCACTGCTCATGGTTGATATGATGCTCATCCCCTTGCCTTTTGATTTTCCTATCAAACCTCTTCTCCTTTTGAGGGGGGTTGTCCAAACGACTCTTCTTTTCCTATCTAACCTGATGATCGAGTAAATGAAGCAGTTGCTTGCATATCTGTGATCGATTACCACGTGGATCGGACAAGCCTGTCAACAAAGGGACTGTAACCAGATCGTCGCAGAATTAAACGACTCCACGAGAAGCTGATAAGCCATGGAAACTTGGTGGCGGTACAAGCTAGGCGGAGAGCATCGATCATTGGCCAGCAAAAGGAAACTGAAAGACACTCACGTAGCAGTGTTCCGTTGAACCGGTGCACTCGTAACCGTCAAACACGAAATGGCCGTCCTTGTTCCTCTCTAGTGCTTTCGCCGTATATTACAAGTAGCCAGAAGTTTCAAAGTTTCGACACAAGGTCTCCAAGGCAATGCATAGTTTGAATGGAACCGATCCGATCGTGCGACACCAGTTAGACATGGGCGTGCAGCGTGCAGCGTGCTAAACGCAACGCAGACCAGCGAGGTGGGGTCCGGTCGAACTAGGCCGGGGCCCACCGGGGATCAAAAGTAAGCGCGACTCCGAGTCCGAGTCTAACTCAGTCAAACCGGTCAGTGTACACATGGGCGCCCGAGCCCGACGGCATGAACGAAAATTTCACTAGCCTCAGCGGATGTACTCAGGCATATCTTATCAGCACCATTTATTTGgattaaaatttatattaaaaatagtgAAAAATTATAAAGCAGTTAAAAGAATCAATAGATGGTTAAAAAGATTAATGACTAAGATAAATAATACGTGCACGATAGGATACAAAGTTGATTCCCAGACCCGAATGACACGATAAAGCGCAGCCGAATCATCATTGTCTCCAGggattttaatttcgttttataatttttttctgttCATCAACGAAAATATCAAAAATCGTAAAATTTTACCggaaatttatgaaatttcacTGAAATTTTGGTCATTTTTCGTCCTCCGCTCCGTAAGTCTCACatgttagtaaaaaaaaaccaaaataaaatatttcGTTCACCACCAAAATTACCGAAATCCGTGAAATTTCGGTGAAATTTTAATCAACAGGCGGGACTGGCGCGTCCACGGCCACTCGGGACTCGCCCACACCAACAGGCGCGCGCGTATATATTTCACACGCGCTGGCTCACTCCGAGGCAGACACGGCCGGCCGGGGGGCGATCGCCTGAACCGACGCGACGCGAGGCGAGAGGCCGCGATCCTGTATCAGTTGACCCATCGATATCCACCCGCGAGCGGAAGAGAGAGCCCCTTTCGTCTCACGCACACGCATCCTGGCGATGAGGTTCATGTGCTTCGGCGGCGTGGCGGCCGTCGTTGACGACGACGTGGCCGGCAgcgaggcggcggtggccgcTCGCCACCGGGGGCATCGTCGTGGCCGGAGTCTGTCGTTCCGGGGGAAGTCCTTGCCCGGCAAGGGAGGCAAGAGGaagccgtcgccggcgtcgccgCTGGCCGATGCGAAGAAGCGGGGCGTGGACGCCGACGACGTCCACGGCGCGACTGGCGCGTCCACGGCGTCGTCGGTGGCGTCCTCGTCGACGCTGAGCTCGGCCGCGTCGCTCTCGTCTTCTTTCTCCTCGTCcgcgtcctcgtcgtcgctctCGGGGGTGCTtcctccgccggcgccggcgaagcGGCAGGCGATGGCGTCGACGTCGCCGGCAGCGGGGGCCGCGGCCATGGTGCTCTGCCTGCTGATGGTGGTGCTCTGCGGCCGGGTCGGGGCGACGCTGCTCACGTCCACGGCGCTCTACCTTCTCCCTAGACGGTGGCCGGCGACGGTGTGCAAGCAGGCGGACGACGACGTGGAGTCGCCGGTGTGCGACGCCGTGTCGGCGAGCGAAGCGGAGGAGGAGACGGCGAAGAGAAAGGTGGTTATGGAGGGGTTCTTGGTCAGGAACCGCAAGAAGTGATCGCcttcacttttttttcttttccccccTTCCTTTTTGGTTCCGATGAGAAGGAAGAGTTTTGCACTATTTTTTTGTCCGAGAGTCTATGTAATTATAATACTCGGACATAATGTAACCAAAATTTATACAAAGATGCTAAGATAGTTTGTACTAGTTTGTTTGGTAAAGAAAAGGTTAAAAGTTAAAAATCTCGTGTGCTGTAACTTTAGTTCCATTCAATTACTGCAATGAAACGTTAAGGAAAGAAAGTGAGGTTCAAAAAAGCAATCGATTACGGGCGCTAACAAATCCTATGAAGCGTACGTGTTGCGTTCATGCGAATAGCTAGTGGAGATGAAACTTTGGCCGGCTTTGCAACTAtgaaagtatatatatatatgtactcgCGAACGTGTCGCTTTTTAGGAATTTGCAAATGATTGGAGCTTTTCGCTCATATTTTGTATCTCTCTCTGTATGCATGATACTTTCAGAAAAATAATTCACGTATGACGTAGATTGGTTGAGCGAAAGTGGCATTGTTAATAAGCCAAGGAAGCGCCTAATAAACCCTGAATTTTGGTTGAAGGTCCATCAAGCACCCTCAGCTATGAAATCAGGTATTGGATCACCCAAACTTTGTAATCCCGGCGCGAAATAAGAGATTAGGGAGAGCTCTCGCACGGTCAGTCTCCCAATCTAGTTAGCGTTATTCAATTCTTGTCAGGTCACATTGTGTTCCACCTTTTGATCAACTATTTCGATAATCTCTGTCTATGTCCGAACGCAATGCAGGGAAAACCACAATGTTAGCACGCACAAGACAAAACTATTATGCAAAACTAGGTAAAGGAATTAAGGATGTGATTGGTTGCTAGGCTAGGTCTCGCCAAACTTGGACCTAAGCCGGCCGACGAAAACCTGATTTGTGCAATGTAATTGCTCAATGTTTGGTTTGCTTGCACAATCTAGGGTCTATTTGGTAAAGCTTTCAGAGCAGCTTTTCGGCTGGAATCAgggagagctctgccaaacagcagctttcagcttttagctctctGAGTGGAATCCGCGGGAGTGATTCGTTGAAATAAACTGAATctggggagctgaaaaaacagctttccctgattcacttcccgcacagaatcacttactctatatattttattttagataatcattagagaatcactttcagtcacataatcacttcctccagagaatcactttccgcagagaatttggatcagtaagagctctaccaaacagaccccTAGACTAGCTTGTGAAGATTGTTTTAGCTACCTATCTAGAGGGTCGGACATGTATTGGGTTGTGTAAGACTTCATGTTTTGTTAGATGTGTTGGGCTAGATGTGGTTCCGAGTTGGGCAAATTAGTGGGTGTACCAACCCAAAAATGACCATTTAACCCAAGTGCCTGTAACCCTAAAGCCGCATGTATCCACTCCTCGTCGCTCGCACTGGTTGTTCATTCTCCCTACTTGTTCTCCACTCGTCGCTCAATCTCCACGTGCGAGATGGTTGCCGGAGAGATGGTGGGCAAGCATATCATGATGCGGAAGGGCACCAGTATAAGGAAATCCGCAACCACAGAGGAGGGCAACTGCGGATGAGGAAGAACCGCGAGCTCGAATCTAGCCAGCTGCTGGCGAGGTTGATCCACGAGCTCAGAGGAGCGCAGTAGTGGCTGTGGAAGATCCGCGCGCTCAGAGGAGACTAGCGGTGGCCATTGAAGGTCAGTGAGCTCAGAGAAGTCCAATGTGGAGAGCTCACCGATGACACCGATGAGTTGCCTCGCCACCCTAAGATTAAGATCGATTTGTGGCTTAGGATTGGATGAATCGACATGTTAATTGTGGAAATAGAAGTGGATTTGAGGAATCGGGGTGGATATTTTGGAATTGAGGCTTAGGGTTTTCACTTGTTGTTGTGTAGCCGGATTCCGTGAGTGGGCTTTCCACAGCTTTGGAAGAATCGGATTGGGGTGGAGTGGATCGATTCGGTGTGTTGTGAAGGGAAGCATACTGGCCGCTGATTCCTAGGTTGCCCTCATGAGATAAAGCATGTAGAATTTGATCATTATTTGTACCATTGACCCATTAATAGTTCGATCATGTGATTGTTGTTATCTCTAGGAAGATGAAGATCAATGCCACTTTCTTCAATAGATGGATGAGGAATGGGATGAAAGGGGCCTAGCCACCCAACCAATCACAACTTAAGTGAGCCAGATCACACAAGATTGGGGGAGGTTCAAGTCCTGAGTTATTTTTATCAAAATTCAAGGGGTTAATTATCCTGGGTTCATAGTTAGTGACCGGGCAAGAAGTGTTTAGAAAGAAGGCCGTTGGGAGAAGGAAGAAACGCGTCGACGATTGGATCGCCTGATCCAACAACCAAAAAATCGGGTGCTATAGACCGATCCATTTTGGAAACATTTTCTGCgctgccattttttttaaaaggaaactATTATTGTTTGTTGAAAAGCCACTTGTTATAACGCCGATTAGCAGTCATTGCGTTGTGTACAACCATTGGTGCAAACGGCAATTGAAAGCTGACGCTTAGGAAAAGTGAAACAACCGGCTGATAAAGTACTGCATGCTACTCATTATTAACTTAATCAAGCTTTTTTTTGTGTTAATGGGTTGTCCACTGTCATGTACATTGATGTAATGTAAACAAACCTAACTTTCACATGATTTGGCTTCACGCATGCTGATTTTGGGACACTAGATGGAGTAGTAGGACTACCGATTTCACTCACATGCATGGATCTTATCTGCAAAACGTCTGAAAAAAAATGATGCACGAATATACAGGTAAAAACAATTATACAATACTTATATAAAGTAGTGATACATGGTCATCAAATGGGTGTATCGAAGAGAAGGACACATAATTTTATACAGATTCATGTCTTCCTTAGGATAACATCGCTCTACATCTTATTCTGCTTTGATTAATCTAAGAAAAGATAATTACAATGATGATATGTTTAGATCTAGTCCTAAAGATCTTGGCAAGCTCTCTGGTGTTCTAAGTTTTAaagctcttgatggatgaatctAAATATGACTCGAATTTGTTGTGAAACTCACTGAATTTTTTTCGCTGCTATCCAACTAGGCTTGCTTCATATTGCTTGTCCGACTTTTACTTGTCTTACTCTTGGCTCAATCTATCCCCCATCTGGATGTACTTcctcccctccttatatagtatACTCGAGGAGACATATCACATTCAGAGTCTCTGAGTGTAACTTATTAGATTATATTACTTTCAAacatttggagaattttttccTAACCTGAGGATGATTTACATGTAGAACATAATGAACTGAGTAGAATATTGGCACATGCTTTATTTACCTCGTGTTAATTATGAAAGCTATCGTATCGGATTAAGGGCATGTGTATGGTTAATGTCTATATTTAGAATATACAATATTTctaataaatcattaattattaattaacaAATCCTCGTCACTTGCATCTTGATCTTTTTATTCCACGGCTAGCAATAATGTAGCTAGGCGCCTTTTTTTCCATTAGAGTGAACTGACTGAATGACACAGCCTGTCCGAAGATGTGTGCTTGAGCTTCTCCTATGCTATATGCTATACACCCATGGGCGCAGCTAGCAGCTCAAGAAAGCGTTCAGGCAGCGAGCGTCGCCATCCAGTACACTTGCAAAGGCGCTTTAGAAGCGAGCTAATGATGCCAAAAGGCCTATAGGCAGCTTCGTTCTAACCATAGCTTCGTTACTAAGAAATGGAACCGGAGCTGGGGTCGACCATGATAAACCCTAAAAGCCAAGGGCCTCTGGGGATTAAACTAATCAAGATGCACGGCCTTTTCGATCTCTTTTTGCGTTTTTGACATCCGCGCGCTATGATTACGCGTAGGATTTACTAAAACTGGAATATGCCGCGAGCATGATTGACTAAGTTAACATGGTTATGAGCCTCGTGGAGCACATGCAAACGGGACGCTAAACGTGGTTTAAGAGCACATGATTGTTTTTTTACTTGAGAGATTCTAGGCATGCATGATCTTTACATGCGTGCTCAAAGTCAACATATACCTGAATGATTTGGATTAGATTCGGTTATTTCTCCGTATTAAGCATGAAGCATCAGGTTGTCTTTTGGTTCATCAGGCCCATATATGTCTTGTGTATGTCAAGACACAAAATGCAACCAACTCGCCAAGGTCAATTTTGTCCTAGTCCTATTTCATGATACAAAAATAAATTGCAGCTTATCAAATATGATTTATCtaccattaaaaaaattcaaagttGCACTTCAATCTCTTAAGGTTCTTTTTAAAGTAAATGTTACACAACATAGGAATAGTAGTAGTTATTTCAGATGAACTGCTATCAATCGAGTAAAGGAAAAGCGAGACCGAAAATAGGCTGATCTTGAGAAAGTAGGTAGGATGATTGATACAGAGAAAAACTAAGAAAAGTAAACTAAAGATATCAATCCGTGGCCCGTGGGCACACGCATACGAATTCTAAACTTCTAGTGCCAGCAGCCATTGTTTCGGTCAGTGAAAGCTGAACCACACTCCAGAGCCCAGCGAGCCCCCATGGTGAGTTGTCCACCTTCATTATCCCACAGAATTAACAACTCAAAAGGCCGTCTCCCACACGCAGGAAAAGGCAGAAATAAAACACATCCTGTATTAGGCAGGAGGCAGCAGGCAGCAGGCCTGCATCATTGCAACTTTGCGAGCTTTAGTAGGCCTAATCCTTTTCAATGATTGTACtaacacctctctctctctctctctctctctcaggtgAAGTTTACAAGTGTGAACCCcgtaatatttttattatctttgGAACCCCTAAGTTACATCAGAAATTTACAGTTGTATTCAGACAAGAGGCCTGGGCATGTGTCATGGCATTACGTAGATACGGTCTTCAACCTGAATAAGTCAATTgcgtgataaaaaaaatcactgaaTTTTACAACAACAGGCCGATTGTGCTCATCACCCATGTATGGTTGCTGCAGATCCAGTTCTTCAGACTGGATTCAAGTATGCAACAAGCAGGCAGAGAAGTGCAGTACCGATGATTTTCTCGTAGGGCAGTCCAAACCGTTTCTGGAATGCGCAGAGGTTACGGCGATACAGAATTCTGCTGCTATTATTCACTTACACCTGCTCTGGTTCAGCTGGTGGGACGAGTGGCTCATGCTCATCAACTCCATTTAACGTTCTGTCCATGCCACACAACTCTGGTGACTTTATAGGCACAAACGACGGCTTGTTCAGGGCAGCAAAAGCCTTGTTTCCTTCGCCGTTGCTCCCTAAACAAATGGTATCACCCCGTCCATGCCACACACCACACTGGACATTATTCATCTCCAAAGTTCTAGCCTCCTGAATTCAAAAGATAGTAAATGTGAGTTTAAGATtatagccaaaaaaaaagagagaagaaagtaAAAATGGGGACTCAAATGGGCTTTTGCAGATATAACCTGGCATAGCGTACAGCAAGGACAAATGAGATGGAGAACACAATCATCCAGACTGCTCTCAGTACCCTGTAAGAGCAAAGAGGTGAATGATAAGTTTCTTCAGAGACTTCCGACCAATGGGATAAATGACTTCTTTCTAAATTTTTATGTTTGTGACTCCTGAATTAAAGTACATGTACCAACATCTACTCAGATGTTGACAACATATTTACGGCCCCTGGTAAAAACATAGCACAGATTATGCCTAACTATCAATATACATCCAAGTTTCAGTTATTTGTGTTTAGCATCACAAAAAGACGTAgcaaattccaaaaaaaatcaaggatgttgtgatgctaaaaaaCAAACATTGGAAGCAACTGCAATAAGCACTACTACTAGGCTCTAGCAAACAAGCAAACTTTCTGAATACTATATCTGAAAATGGTCATCCCAAGAAATACTTACCCGGATGTTGAATTGCTTCCGGATTCTTCTTCGAAAGTAACCAGTATAGATTGCTATCCAGAGGACAGAGCCGAGTcccatatataaatatatatgatgcTTTGTTACCGAAAAGGCAATTAGGCTGATCAGAATAGCCACTAACAGAATGAAGTAAACCATTCCCTGAAAGAATTTCATCTAGCATCAGCAGGGTGAATAAGAGTAAAATGCAAAAATTAACTGCATACGAGGAAGCTACACTCAAGCAAATTTGTCATAAACATGGAAAACTCAAAATCAATGGCAACGAGATTATGGCACAGCACCACAATTACAAATGTGGCACACCATGGCAACTTTTGCAGATAGAGGAT from Phragmites australis chromosome 14, lpPhrAust1.1, whole genome shotgun sequence includes these protein-coding regions:
- the LOC133890947 gene encoding mitochondrial pyruvate carrier 4-like isoform X1, with translation MASKLQAFWSHPAGPKTIHFWAPTFKWGISIANIADFAKPPEKISYPQQVAVACTGIIWSRYSMVITPKDWNIFSVNVAMAGTGLYQLSRKIRQDYFSDENDAAASLEG
- the LOC133890947 gene encoding uncharacterized protein LOC133890947 isoform X2, whose product is MQLWLALESFGHATAWLSHHPLASPDYAVFMSEKNNQFTFMSRKLNNFIEKDWNIFSVNVAMAGTGLYQLSRKIRQDYFSDENDAAASLEG
- the LOC133891312 gene encoding uncharacterized protein LOC133891312, translated to MRFMCFGGVAAVVDDDVAGSEAAVAARHRGHRRGRSLSFRGKSLPGKGGKRKPSPASPLADAKKRGVDADDVHGATGASTASSVASSSTLSSAASLSSSFSSSASSSSLSGVLPPPAPAKRQAMASTSPAAGAAAMVLCLLMVVLCGRVGATLLTSTALYLLPRRWPATVCKQADDDVESPVCDAVSASEAEEETAKRKVVMEGFLVRNRKK
- the LOC133890672 gene encoding uncharacterized protein LOC133890672; protein product: MAAAAGPGREEEEVSTAAVAGRPEQERGESESEGEEGMAVLDFDMLCASVAMGAERRKASAAAAAAAADADSDGGGGGGGGVQRMWEGDVVLDCLEDRRIALEAACCPCYQFGKNMRRANLGTCFLQGMVYFILLVAILISLIAFSVTKHHIYLYMGLGSVLWIAIYTGYFRRRIRKQFNIRGTESSLDDCVLHLICPCCTLCQEARTLEMNNVQCGVWHGRGDTICLGSNGEGNKAFAALNKPSFVPIKSPELCGMDRTLNGVDEHEPLVPPAEPEQV